The window AAACCATAGCCACAGATTATATAGTAGAAAATGGGAAAGTAGCCGGGACCTACGGCCTTTCACTGGATATGGATAAGTTTTACGTTATAAAGTCAAAGGTTGTGATTTGTACCACAGGTGGGGCATCGGGAATATACAAGCCAAACAATCCTACAGAGGCAAGACATAAAATGTGGTACTCTCCATTTAATACTGGAGACGGTCTGGCTATGGGCATAAGAGCCGGTGCTGAGATGACAAGTTTTGAGATGAGATTTATAGCCCTCAGAACCAAGGATACCATATCCCCAACTGGGACAATAGCTCAAGGACTTAAAGTAGGGCAGATAAATTCCTTAGGTGAAGACTATATGAAAAACTATGAAAACAGATCCACACCTATGCGTCTCTATGCCAGCATAATAGAGAATCTAGAGGGAAGAGGGCCATGTTTTTTGGACACTAGAAAGGCTACCAAAGAACAGATAGAAGAGCTGAAAAAAGCTTATCTTAACATGTCTCCCTCTATACTCTTGAAGTGGCATGATGAAAATACAGATATCTCAAAAGAACCAGTGGAGATCTGCGGTTCCGAGCCCTATATAGTAGGAGGTCACGGCCAGGCAGGTTACTGGATAGACTATGACCGAAGCACTAGCCTGAAGGGGCTCTATGCTGCAGGAGATGTATGCGGAGGATCACCAAAAAAATATGTCACAGGATGCATGGCAGAGAGTGATATAGCGGTGGAATCAGCTATAGAGTATATAAAAAAGGTGAAAATATCAGATGATTTTGACCATGAGAAGATAGATTCTGAGATGAAAAGGGTTTTACATCCATTAAATAACAAAGAGGGGAAGTTTTCACCTCAGGAGATAGAGGAAAAGCTTCAGAAGATAATGGATGAATATGCCGGAGGTATAAGCGAAAAATACAGAATGAACGAGGAAAAACTTCTTAAGGCAAAAAAACTTCTTAAAAATTTGGATAAAGATCTGAAAAATATAAAAACTGAGACCTCTCTAGGGATATTCAAATATAATGAGGTCATAAACAGGACCTTGGTTGCCAAGGTCTTAGTGGAACATCTTCTCTACCGAAAGGAGACCAGATGGAAATGCTATCAGGAGAGAAGCGACTATCCAGATTTGGATAATAAGAACTGGTTTAAATTTATCAACTCTCTATACGACAAAAATAAAGATAATGTGAAAATAATTGAAAGGGATTTTCGGAAGGTGATATAGATGACCATAAAAATAGATAAGAAGATATGTATCGGCTGTGACCGGTGCACAAGGGTCTGTCCCGGTAACCTACTGACCCTCGATGAAGACAGAAAATCAGAAATATGTGACCCACGAGAATGCTGGGACTGTACAGCCTGCATGAAAGAGTGCCCTGTCCATGCAATAGAGATGTATCTCTTCCCAGAGGTCGGCGGCAGTGGCAGCACTCTTGCAGTGAAAGAGGAAGGGAATGCTATGAGATGGCAGATAAAAGAAAGTGGAAAGGTTATAGAGGAGATTAAAATACAAAAGAAAGATTCTAACAAGTTTTAGGGAGGATGAAAATGGATCATTTAGACAGACTAGAAAACAAAAGTATAAATATTTTGAGAGAGGCTTATAGCCAGTTTAAAAATCTCGGGATGCTTTGGTCTATAGGAAAAGACAGTACGGTGCTGGTTTGGCTGGCAAGAAAGGCTTTTTTCGGTCATGTGCCTATGCCATTAATCCACGTAGATACCCACTATAAAATACCTGAGATGATAGAGTACAGAGACAAATTTGCCAAAGAGTGGAAAATAGATATGATCTACGGGGAAAATAAAACAGCTCTAGACTCAAAGCAAACCTACCCGGATGGCAATGTCTCTAGACTTCAGTGCTGCAAATTTTTGAAGGCAGATGCACTGAAACACACGCTAAACGGAGACTGGACAAGATACAGACTAAATCATGACAAAAATATCTATGAAATTGATGAAAATAAGGAAGCTTTTGCAGGAGTAATCGTAGGAGTAAGAGCAGATGAAGAGGGAAGCCGTTCCAAAGAGAGATATTTTTCTC is drawn from uncultured Ilyobacter sp. and contains these coding sequences:
- a CDS encoding adenylyl-sulfate reductase subunit alpha — encoded protein: MIKLEIIKIFTDILIIGGGTSGCQSAIHAKELNPELDVLIVEKAAIKRSGCLAAGVNAINAYLPHGETPESYVEYVKKESHGLIREDLTLSIGKKLNNMTKKLEDYGLVFLKDEDGRYVIRGERSIKINGENIKPILAEKTRKSGAEILNKTIATDYIVENGKVAGTYGLSLDMDKFYVIKSKVVICTTGGASGIYKPNNPTEARHKMWYSPFNTGDGLAMGIRAGAEMTSFEMRFIALRTKDTISPTGTIAQGLKVGQINSLGEDYMKNYENRSTPMRLYASIIENLEGRGPCFLDTRKATKEQIEELKKAYLNMSPSILLKWHDENTDISKEPVEICGSEPYIVGGHGQAGYWIDYDRSTSLKGLYAAGDVCGGSPKKYVTGCMAESDIAVESAIEYIKKVKISDDFDHEKIDSEMKRVLHPLNNKEGKFSPQEIEEKLQKIMDEYAGGISEKYRMNEEKLLKAKKLLKNLDKDLKNIKTETSLGIFKYNEVINRTLVAKVLVEHLLYRKETRWKCYQERSDYPDLDNKNWFKFINSLYDKNKDNVKIIERDFRKVI
- a CDS encoding ferredoxin family protein, with the protein product MTIKIDKKICIGCDRCTRVCPGNLLTLDEDRKSEICDPRECWDCTACMKECPVHAIEMYLFPEVGGSGSTLAVKEEGNAMRWQIKESGKVIEEIKIQKKDSNKF
- the cysD gene encoding sulfate adenylyltransferase subunit CysD; this translates as MDHLDRLENKSINILREAYSQFKNLGMLWSIGKDSTVLVWLARKAFFGHVPMPLIHVDTHYKIPEMIEYRDKFAKEWKIDMIYGENKTALDSKQTYPDGNVSRLQCCKFLKADALKHTLNGDWTRYRLNHDKNIYEIDENKEAFAGVIVGVRADEEGSRSKERYFSPRNKENTWEFGDQPPEFWNQYKTDFKPGTHVRIHPLLDWTELDIWEYIQRENIPIVSLYFDRGEGKRYRSLGCYPCTTPVESTAKNVKEIVAELKTGKFSGIAERSGRAQDKEDGGGLEELRKEGYM